The following proteins are co-located in the Frigidibacter mobilis genome:
- a CDS encoding UDP-galactopyranose/dTDP-fucopyranose mutase family protein — MTSEKLLLVGAGLSGAVIGRTLAEAGYRVTVIDTRSHVGGNCHTERDPASGVMVHVYGPHIFHTDDAGVWDYVNHFARFLPYKNQVKTTTGGAVYSLPINLHTINQFFGRTLRPDEAAAFIEELADTGIETPESFEQQALRFVGRDLYEAFLKGYTMKQWGCAPSELPASILKRLPVRFTYDDNYFFHRFQGMPEDGYTAMIARILDHPGLRVLLDTPFEPGMAQDFSHVFYAGPLDGWFGYDAGRLGYRTLDFERFCARGDWQGCAVMNYGDVSVPWTRITEHKYFAPWERHEATVCYREYSRAAEPGDIPYYPVRLVAEKALLGEYAARAAAAERVTFVGRLGTYRYLDMDVTIREAMETAAAFLASRTAGKAMPAFVHAPL; from the coding sequence ATGACATCGGAAAAGCTTCTCTTGGTGGGGGCCGGTCTCTCGGGCGCCGTGATCGGCCGGACACTGGCCGAGGCAGGGTATCGCGTCACCGTGATCGACACGCGTAGCCATGTCGGCGGCAACTGCCATACCGAACGCGATCCGGCCAGCGGGGTGATGGTGCATGTCTATGGCCCGCACATCTTTCACACCGATGACGCCGGTGTCTGGGACTACGTGAACCATTTCGCCCGCTTCCTGCCCTACAAGAACCAGGTCAAGACCACGACCGGCGGCGCGGTCTATTCGCTGCCGATCAACCTGCACACCATCAACCAGTTCTTCGGCCGCACCCTGCGGCCCGACGAGGCGGCGGCCTTCATCGAAGAGCTGGCCGATACCGGCATCGAGACCCCCGAAAGCTTTGAGCAGCAGGCGCTGCGTTTCGTCGGGCGCGATCTCTACGAGGCGTTCCTGAAGGGCTACACGATGAAGCAATGGGGCTGCGCGCCGTCAGAGCTTCCGGCCTCGATCCTCAAGCGGCTGCCGGTGCGCTTTACCTATGACGACAACTATTTCTTCCATCGGTTCCAGGGGATGCCCGAAGACGGCTACACGGCGATGATCGCCCGGATCCTCGATCATCCGGGGCTCCGCGTGCTGCTGGATACGCCGTTCGAGCCGGGGATGGCGCAGGATTTCAGCCATGTCTTCTATGCCGGCCCGCTGGACGGGTGGTTCGGCTATGATGCCGGCCGCCTTGGCTATCGCACGCTGGATTTCGAGCGGTTCTGCGCGCGGGGAGACTGGCAGGGCTGCGCGGTGATGAATTACGGCGATGTCAGCGTGCCCTGGACCCGGATCACCGAGCACAAGTATTTCGCCCCCTGGGAGCGGCATGAAGCCACGGTCTGCTACCGCGAATACAGCCGCGCCGCCGAGCCGGGCGATATTCCTTATTACCCGGTGCGGCTGGTGGCGGAAAAGGCGCTGCTGGGGGAGTATGCCGCCCGCGCGGCGGCGGCCGAACGGGTGACGTTCGTCGGCCGGCTGGGCACCTACCGATATCTCGACATGGATGTGACGATCCGTGAGGCAATGGAGACCGCTGCGGCCTTTCTGGCAAGCCGGACGGCAGGCAAGGCAATGCCGGCCTTTGTCCATGCGCCACTGTGA
- a CDS encoding glycosyltransferase has translation MTNALSRPCPPTVAAVVVTSNRLAHLRVTLARLLAEPLERICIVDNSTCPQDGTAAWLAAQTDPRLTVLSPPRNLGGAGGFALGLAELERTDPDWIVVMDDDSRPAPGAIARFRAAPPPGWDAVAAAVYDPAGGIAEMNRPARNPFASPGRFVAALLGGRRAFHLTDADYIARTPVEIDIASFVGLFLSRQARQRAGLPDSRLFIYGDDVLHSLHMRALGLWIGFDPRIRFEHDCTTLQGRAWIYRPLWKAYYHHRNLLFVFRAAAGRWLFGPLALLHLLRWVGRARHYRCEERAVYLRLLRLAVQDGLGGRLDRSHEEVLALARPAPAAAPPAAAQEDTA, from the coding sequence ATGACCAACGCCCTTTCACGCCCCTGTCCCCCCACCGTCGCGGCGGTTGTCGTCACCAGCAACCGGCTGGCGCATCTGCGCGTCACCCTCGCGCGGCTGCTGGCAGAACCGCTGGAGCGGATCTGCATCGTCGACAACAGTACCTGCCCGCAGGACGGGACCGCGGCCTGGCTTGCCGCGCAGACCGATCCGCGGCTGACCGTGCTGTCGCCCCCGCGCAACCTTGGCGGTGCCGGCGGCTTTGCCCTGGGGCTGGCGGAACTGGAGCGGACAGACCCCGACTGGATCGTGGTGATGGATGATGACAGCCGCCCGGCACCTGGCGCCATCGCCCGGTTCCGCGCGGCACCGCCCCCGGGATGGGATGCGGTGGCGGCCGCGGTCTACGACCCTGCGGGCGGGATTGCAGAGATGAACCGGCCGGCGCGCAACCCGTTTGCCAGCCCCGGGCGGTTCGTGGCGGCACTGCTGGGGGGGCGAAGGGCCTTCCACCTGACCGATGCCGACTATATCGCGCGAACCCCTGTCGAAATAGACATCGCCTCCTTTGTCGGGCTGTTCCTGTCGCGGCAGGCGCGGCAACGCGCCGGCCTGCCCGACTCGCGGCTGTTCATCTATGGCGACGATGTGCTGCACTCGCTGCACATGCGGGCCCTCGGGCTGTGGATCGGCTTCGACCCCCGCATCCGGTTCGAACATGATTGCACCACCTTGCAGGGCCGCGCCTGGATCTATCGGCCGCTGTGGAAGGCCTACTATCACCATCGCAATCTGCTGTTCGTGTTCCGCGCCGCGGCCGGGCGCTGGCTGTTCGGCCCGCTGGCGCTGCTGCATCTGCTGCGTTGGGTGGGGCGGGCGCGCCACTACCGGTGTGAGGAAAGGGCGGTCTACCTGCGGCTGCTGCGGCTTGCGGTGCAGGATGGGCTTGGGGGGCGGCTCGACCGCTCGCATGAGGAGGTTCTGGCGCTGGCGCGGCCAGCGCCCGCCGCCGCCCCGCCCGCCGCTGCCCAGGAGGATACGGCATGA
- a CDS encoding glycosyltransferase, with amino-acid sequence MSHTPPPPGPLTLQHMILPEQGICTELELYVHLLGASGANLGDGSIWLGSGGVACFDTYFNLLSIGKWQAAAPFSTLSLDLQAQGRFELRVYHAIPGRSWELLACALHDLPDQAPLSVDLSHFTVNATSGVIFFEIRAIGDTLLRSARFITQDPALRRPRLGICITTFRREAEVARTAARLDAFIAGAEFGAQMHAFVVDNGGTAELGDLAHVQRVANRNLGGAGGFARGLAEAEAWGFDHCLFMDDDATFHMESIHRTLAFLSRALDPATAVAGAMISNTHKWAMWEAGARFDQRCRPQQGGRDLRRRDEVLEMEFQTAAPADPNFYGGFWFFAFPIAAVRARPFPFFVRGDDVSFSLANGFRPVTLNGVVSFQDDFTEKESVTTHYLDLRSHVVHHLSMERLGQGAWATARIPLRFLARSLSRFHYETAAAELQAWRDVMQGPEFFAANVDMSVRRLTLGSIAKVEVWGPRAGAELVLRRPRLRGRTAAALLRLTLNGHLLPFRRLWAGKAVLPGGARADLQAVRGCRQISYHQPGQDKAYTVRRSDRRFLSLLWQIGVTLLTFLHGHAALRKRYLAAYPSLTSAEFWQQNFSQFATPTAAAPTQTLSPQAAVPASGQAGQVQKGDGAERAVEQPGHKALKAVAPAPSSSSSRPSNRRGPAAGDAAPGPRGARLAR; translated from the coding sequence ATGTCGCACACACCGCCGCCACCCGGCCCGTTGACGCTGCAGCACATGATCCTGCCAGAGCAGGGAATCTGCACGGAACTGGAGCTTTACGTCCACCTGCTCGGCGCCTCCGGTGCCAACCTTGGCGATGGTTCGATCTGGCTGGGCAGTGGCGGGGTGGCCTGCTTCGACACCTATTTCAACCTGCTCTCCATCGGCAAGTGGCAGGCCGCGGCGCCGTTTTCCACGCTGTCGCTTGATCTTCAAGCGCAGGGCCGGTTCGAGCTGCGGGTTTATCACGCGATCCCCGGGCGTTCATGGGAGTTGCTGGCCTGCGCCTTGCATGATCTGCCCGACCAGGCCCCGCTTTCGGTGGATCTGTCGCATTTCACGGTCAATGCCACGTCGGGGGTGATCTTCTTCGAGATCAGGGCGATCGGGGACACCCTGCTTCGGTCCGCCCGGTTCATCACGCAGGATCCGGCCCTGCGCAGGCCCCGGCTGGGCATCTGCATCACCACCTTCCGGCGCGAGGCCGAGGTGGCGCGCACGGCGGCCCGGCTGGATGCCTTCATTGCCGGCGCGGAGTTCGGTGCGCAGATGCATGCGTTTGTCGTGGACAATGGCGGCACGGCAGAGCTTGGTGATCTGGCGCATGTCCAGCGGGTGGCGAACCGCAACCTGGGCGGCGCTGGCGGCTTTGCCCGTGGCCTGGCCGAGGCAGAGGCCTGGGGCTTCGATCACTGCCTGTTCATGGATGATGATGCCACCTTCCACATGGAAAGCATCCACCGCACCCTTGCCTTCCTGTCGCGGGCGCTTGACCCCGCCACGGCGGTGGCGGGGGCGATGATCTCCAACACCCACAAATGGGCGATGTGGGAGGCCGGGGCGCGTTTCGATCAGCGTTGCCGCCCGCAGCAGGGCGGGCGCGACCTGCGCCGGCGTGACGAGGTGCTGGAGATGGAGTTCCAGACCGCCGCGCCCGCCGATCCGAACTTCTATGGCGGTTTCTGGTTCTTCGCCTTTCCGATCGCCGCCGTCCGTGCCCGGCCCTTCCCCTTCTTCGTGCGGGGCGATGATGTCAGCTTCTCTCTGGCGAATGGTTTCCGACCGGTCACACTCAACGGGGTGGTGTCCTTTCAGGACGACTTCACCGAAAAGGAGTCGGTGACGACCCATTACCTCGACCTGCGCAGCCATGTCGTTCACCATCTCTCGATGGAACGGCTGGGGCAGGGGGCCTGGGCCACGGCAAGGATTCCGCTGCGTTTTCTGGCGCGCAGCCTGTCCCGCTTTCACTATGAAACCGCCGCGGCAGAGCTGCAGGCCTGGCGCGATGTCATGCAGGGGCCAGAGTTCTTTGCCGCGAATGTCGACATGTCGGTGCGCCGGCTGACGCTGGGCTCCATCGCCAAGGTCGAGGTCTGGGGCCCGCGGGCGGGGGCCGAGCTGGTGCTGCGACGCCCGCGGCTGCGCGGTCGCACCGCTGCGGCCCTGCTGCGGCTGACGCTGAACGGGCACCTGCTGCCGTTTCGCCGTCTTTGGGCCGGCAAGGCGGTCTTGCCCGGCGGGGCGCGGGCTGACCTACAGGCAGTGCGCGGCTGTCGGCAGATCAGCTATCACCAGCCGGGGCAGGACAAGGCCTATACCGTGCGCCGCTCTGACAGGCGGTTCCTGTCGCTGCTCTGGCAGATCGGCGTCACGCTGCTGACCTTCCTGCACGGTCATGCCGCGCTGCGCAAACGCTATCTTGCGGCCTATCCGTCGCTGACCTCGGCCGAGTTCTGGCAGCAGAACTTTAGCCAGTTTGCCACGCCGACGGCTGCCGCGCCCACCCAGACCTTGTCGCCGCAGGCCGCGGTGCCCGCTTCAGGCCAGGCCGGGCAGGTCCAGAAAGGGGATGGTGCAGAGAGAGCCGTCGAGCAACCGGGGCACAAGGCGCTTAAGGCAGTGGCGCCCGCACCGTCATCCTCGTCCTCGCGCCCGTCGAACCGCCGCGGACCGGCCGCAGGCGATGCCGCGCCGGGACCACGCGGGGCGCGCCTGGCACGTTGA
- a CDS encoding PhnA domain-containing protein, which produces MAQIDDLRARAGGVCEICGAAGDLVAVEVPPSDEAALLCAVCRDETEAPAGHWRCLEGAMWSAVPAVQVLVHRRLSTLEESWAREALEGMVLDAATLAWAEAGRPLAGIEHRDANGALLAQGDTVVLVKDLPVKGAGFTAKRGTAVRGISLVADNAAQIEGRVEGQRIVILTEFVKKK; this is translated from the coding sequence ATGGCACAGATCGATGACTTGAGGGCCCGCGCCGGCGGGGTTTGCGAAATCTGCGGTGCGGCGGGCGATCTCGTCGCGGTCGAGGTGCCGCCCTCCGACGAGGCGGCGCTGCTCTGCGCGGTCTGCCGAGACGAGACCGAGGCGCCGGCAGGGCATTGGCGCTGCCTCGAGGGGGCGATGTGGTCGGCGGTTCCGGCGGTTCAGGTGCTGGTCCACCGCCGCCTGTCCACCCTTGAGGAATCCTGGGCGCGCGAGGCGCTGGAGGGGATGGTGCTGGACGCCGCCACGCTGGCCTGGGCCGAGGCCGGGCGACCGCTGGCCGGGATCGAGCACCGCGATGCGAATGGCGCGCTGCTGGCACAGGGCGATACCGTGGTGCTGGTCAAGGACCTGCCGGTCAAGGGCGCCGGCTTCACCGCCAAGCGCGGCACTGCGGTGCGCGGCATCAGCCTTGTCGCCGACAATGCCGCGCAGATCGAAGGCCGGGTGGAGGGCCAGCGCATCGTGATCCTGACCGAGTTCGTGAAGAAGAAATAG
- a CDS encoding DUF3309 family protein: MTLGTVLLIILILALIGALPTWGHSRAWGYGPSGGLGLVVVVLLILLLMGRI, encoded by the coding sequence ATGACTCTTGGCACCGTCCTCCTCATCATCCTGATTCTTGCGCTGATCGGCGCACTGCCCACCTGGGGACACTCGCGCGCCTGGGGCTATGGCCCCTCCGGCGGGCTTGGCCTTGTCGTGGTGGTGCTGCTGATCCTGCTGCTGATGGGCCGGATCTGA
- the ettA gene encoding energy-dependent translational throttle protein EttA — translation MASYQYVYHMEGVSKTYPGGKKCFENIHLNFLPGVKIGVVGVNGSGKSTLLRIMAGMDKDFQGEAWHAKGAKVGYLPQEPNLDETLDVRGNVMQGVAAKQAILDRYNELAMNYSDETADEMASLQDIIDAQNLWDLDSQVDVALEALRCPPDEADVSTLSGGERRRVALCKLLLEAPDMLLLDEPTNHLDAETIAWLQKHLIEYKGTILCVTHDRYFLDDITSWILELERGRGIPWEGNYSSWLEQKAKRMAQDAREDKAKQKVLEKELEWIRSGAKARQTKSKARIAAYNKLADESVKDRVGKAQIVIPNGPRLGNKVIEVEGLKKAMGDKLLIENLSFTLPPGGIIGVIGPNGAGKSTLFRMLTGHETPDEGSVVIGDTVKMSYVDQSRDALDPNATVWEEISGGAEMIQLGDAAIASRSYVGAFNFKGSDQQKKVGLLSGGERNRVHMAKLLKEGGNLLLLDEPTNDLDVETLQALEAAIEDFAGCAVIISHDRFFLDRLCTHILAFEGDAHVEFFEGNFEDYEQDKIRRLGPDAVEPKRVKYKKFSR, via the coding sequence ATGGCGTCCTATCAGTATGTCTACCACATGGAAGGCGTGTCCAAGACCTATCCGGGGGGCAAGAAATGCTTCGAAAACATCCACCTGAACTTCCTGCCCGGCGTGAAGATCGGCGTGGTCGGCGTCAACGGCTCGGGTAAGTCGACGCTGCTGCGGATCATGGCCGGCATGGACAAGGATTTCCAGGGCGAGGCCTGGCATGCCAAAGGCGCCAAGGTCGGCTACCTGCCGCAGGAGCCGAACCTGGACGAGACGCTGGACGTGCGCGGCAACGTCATGCAGGGCGTGGCCGCCAAGCAGGCGATCCTCGACCGCTACAACGAACTCGCCATGAACTATTCGGACGAGACGGCGGACGAGATGGCATCCTTGCAGGACATCATCGACGCGCAGAACCTGTGGGATCTCGACAGCCAGGTCGATGTGGCGCTGGAAGCGCTGCGCTGCCCGCCGGACGAGGCGGATGTCAGCACGCTTTCGGGCGGCGAGCGGCGCCGGGTGGCGCTGTGCAAGCTGCTGCTGGAAGCGCCTGACATGCTGCTGCTGGACGAACCGACCAACCACCTGGATGCCGAGACCATCGCCTGGCTGCAAAAGCACCTGATCGAGTACAAGGGCACCATCCTCTGCGTCACCCACGACCGCTATTTCCTCGACGACATCACCTCGTGGATCCTGGAACTGGAGCGCGGCCGCGGCATTCCGTGGGAGGGCAACTATTCCAGCTGGCTGGAGCAGAAGGCCAAGCGGATGGCCCAGGACGCGCGCGAGGACAAGGCCAAGCAGAAGGTGCTGGAGAAGGAACTGGAGTGGATCCGCTCCGGCGCCAAGGCCCGGCAGACCAAGTCCAAGGCCCGGATCGCCGCCTATAACAAGCTGGCGGACGAGTCGGTCAAGGACCGGGTCGGCAAGGCCCAGATCGTCATCCCGAACGGCCCGCGCCTTGGCAACAAGGTGATCGAGGTCGAGGGCCTGAAAAAGGCGATGGGCGACAAGCTACTGATCGAGAACCTGTCCTTCACCCTGCCGCCGGGCGGCATTATCGGCGTGATCGGCCCCAACGGCGCCGGCAAGTCGACGCTGTTCCGGATGCTGACCGGCCACGAGACTCCCGACGAAGGCAGTGTCGTGATCGGCGACACGGTGAAGATGTCCTATGTCGACCAGTCGCGCGACGCGCTCGACCCGAACGCGACCGTCTGGGAAGAGATTTCGGGCGGGGCCGAGATGATCCAGCTGGGCGATGCCGCGATTGCCAGCCGCAGCTATGTCGGCGCCTTCAACTTCAAGGGTTCCGACCAGCAGAAGAAGGTGGGCCTCCTCTCGGGCGGGGAACGCAACCGCGTGCACATGGCCAAGCTGCTCAAAGAAGGCGGCAACCTTCTGCTGCTTGACGAGCCGACCAACGACCTTGACGTGGAAACCCTGCAGGCGCTGGAAGCGGCGATCGAGGATTTCGCGGGCTGCGCCGTCATCATCTCGCACGACCGTTTCTTCCTGGACCGGCTTTGCACGCATATCCTCGCCTTCGAGGGCGATGCGCATGTGGAGTTCTTCGAGGGCAACTTCGAGGATTACGAGCAGGACAAGATCCGCCGGCTTGGCCCCGACGCGGTGGAACCCAAGCGGGTGAAATACAAGAAGTTCTCGCGCTGA
- a CDS encoding tellurite resistance TerB family protein, giving the protein MRATHHRTIPVSKPLPSLSPQDALIAVMVAVSVSDETIRTAELLAIERMVDSLPVFGNYDADRIRVVAQTVYTLMEEEEGLDALFGLVRDGLPERLHETAYALACDVAASDVKVGQPELRMLEELRHELDIDRLHAAAIERGSRARHMTL; this is encoded by the coding sequence ATGCGGGCCACCCATCACAGGACCATCCCAGTGAGCAAACCCCTGCCCTCCCTCTCGCCCCAGGACGCGCTGATCGCCGTCATGGTGGCGGTGTCGGTGTCGGATGAAACCATCCGCACCGCCGAACTGCTGGCCATCGAGCGCATGGTCGACAGCCTGCCGGTGTTCGGCAACTACGATGCCGACCGCATCCGCGTGGTGGCCCAGACCGTCTACACGCTGATGGAAGAGGAAGAGGGGCTCGACGCACTGTTCGGCCTTGTCCGCGACGGGCTGCCGGAGCGGCTGCACGAAACCGCCTATGCGCTGGCCTGCGATGTGGCCGCGTCCGATGTGAAGGTCGGCCAGCCCGAACTGCGGATGCTGGAGGAGCTGCGGCACGAGTTGGACATCGACCGCCTGCACGCCGCCGCCATCGAACGCGGATCGCGTGCCCGCCACATGACGCTGTAG
- a CDS encoding CHAD domain-containing protein — protein sequence MRAPGTEILHDWRKRVKDHWYQSRLLIPIWPEMMEPHAVTADDIGEWLGEHHDIAVFLERLDTEALSSSDHATLTALARNRQEKLEKKAHTAATRLFAGSDRALLDRWGTWWQVWQAGR from the coding sequence CTGCGCGCACCCGGCACCGAAATCCTCCACGATTGGCGCAAGCGGGTAAAAGACCATTGGTATCAATCACGTCTGCTGATTCCGATCTGGCCCGAGATGATGGAGCCCCACGCCGTCACCGCCGACGACATCGGCGAGTGGCTGGGAGAGCATCACGACATCGCCGTGTTCCTCGAACGCCTCGACACCGAGGCGCTGTCCAGCTCCGACCATGCAACACTGACGGCCCTTGCCCGCAACCGTCAGGAAAAGCTGGAGAAAAAGGCGCACACTGCCGCAACGCGCCTCTTCGCCGGCTCCGACCGCGCCCTGCTCGACCGCTGGGGAACCTGGTGGCAGGTCTGGCAGGCCGGGCGTTAG
- a CDS encoding CHAD domain-containing protein → MAYAFDLADIDTASAVRRIAAEELAAALAELDKSALPEALLVHGLRKHVKKIRGLIRLVRPNFPGYDLENAALRDAARGISGLRDAEVLRATLERIATKAPPRRPPRSTTCAPRWKATRPTPARTAPPKRWQRFARRCRRRCCGYRNGSYGAKLSIYLKKASQPLGKRRKNANARPCAHPAPKSSTIGASG, encoded by the coding sequence TTGGCCTATGCCTTCGATCTTGCCGATATCGACACCGCCTCGGCCGTGCGCCGCATCGCCGCCGAAGAACTTGCCGCCGCCCTGGCCGAGCTGGACAAGAGCGCCCTTCCCGAGGCGCTGCTGGTCCACGGGCTGCGCAAGCACGTGAAGAAGATCCGCGGGCTGATCCGCCTCGTGCGTCCCAACTTCCCCGGCTACGATCTGGAAAATGCCGCCCTGCGCGACGCCGCCCGCGGCATCTCGGGCCTGCGCGACGCCGAGGTGCTGCGCGCCACCCTCGAACGCATCGCCACCAAGGCTCCGCCGAGGCGTCCGCCGCGCTCGACCACCTGCGCGCCGCGCTGGAAAGCCACCAGGCCGACACCCGCGAGGACAGCGCCGCCGAAGCGCTGGCAGCGTTTCGCTCGGCGGTGCAGGAGGCGCTGCTGCGGGTACCGGAATGGAAGTTACGGGGCAAAGCTCTCAATCTACTTGAAGAAGGCCTCGCAACCACTTGGGAAAAGGCGAAAAAACGCCAACGCCAGGCCCTGCGCGCACCCGGCACCGAAATCCTCCACGATTGGCGCAAGCGGGTAA
- a CDS encoding glycosyl hydrolase family 28-related protein — MNKAITDGLLLMPPAFEAGLGVWSSENGTAGSATYAGAANAAIVPADQDFGNCLELLKTTTTQKLRYMGQTPLLPGCYLRITARVKAISGNLPSVRIAAWAMGAGEVHVNGLVETGPAVALTAYGQVVTVQAIVGSGSRGGVTMPWGTAPIYGHFGLDLTGSNGGVVRIDDIEIEDITAAFLRDMVAVIDVRDYGARGDGVSDDQPAFAAADAAAAGRTVLVPAGTYYLGSTITINSPIRFEGQVVMPDAARLQLAYNFDLPTYIDAFGGDEVLGFKKAFQALMNFTDHDSLDMRGRRVEVSAPINLHAAVGNKDTFALRRVLRNGQFSVVDGPAWAPTVVTSQATYSSANPKVLSAVTDIANVPVGALVTGNGVGREIYVTEKNVGAGTLTLSQSLYGGSGTQVFTFTRFKYVLDFSGFAQLSRFNIDDVEFLCNGFASCIMLAQSGNTFQLRDCSVARPRDRGITSIGTACQSLFLDRCQFLSNEMSLRAQDRTSIMVNINANDCKIRDNRVVRFRHFMVAAGNGHILQGNHWFQGDEETAGLRVAGLVLAETNLKMLIVGNYVDNSVIEWTNEYEATPNFVSQYSFGGLTITGNIFTANDVAPWFNWLVIKPYGSGHFVQGLTMTGNVFKVLNGSITRVEAVDTTFAGLDMARMRNVIFKNNTFNAVNQVTASPVYLQHDQATEAATWTVTPGAFLPFGGWARNVESVVAEGMVTTASGARVSEMPFVLVEQGTSKQEVRVNWSAPCKGRLQIKVRVDNPN, encoded by the coding sequence ATGAACAAGGCGATCACCGACGGGCTGCTGCTGATGCCGCCCGCATTCGAGGCGGGGCTGGGGGTCTGGTCGAGCGAGAACGGCACCGCCGGATCGGCCACCTATGCGGGGGCGGCCAATGCCGCCATCGTGCCGGCGGATCAGGATTTCGGGAATTGTCTGGAACTTCTGAAAACAACGACAACGCAGAAGCTGCGTTATATGGGCCAGACGCCGCTGCTGCCCGGCTGCTATCTGCGCATCACCGCGCGGGTGAAGGCGATCAGCGGCAACCTGCCCTCGGTGCGGATCGCGGCCTGGGCGATGGGCGCGGGCGAGGTGCATGTGAACGGGCTGGTCGAAACAGGGCCGGCCGTGGCGCTGACCGCTTACGGCCAGGTGGTGACGGTGCAGGCCATCGTGGGATCCGGCAGCCGGGGCGGGGTGACGATGCCCTGGGGCACGGCGCCGATCTATGGGCATTTCGGGCTGGACCTGACCGGCAGCAATGGCGGCGTGGTGCGGATCGACGATATCGAGATCGAGGACATCACCGCGGCGTTCCTGCGCGACATGGTCGCCGTGATCGACGTGCGCGACTATGGCGCCAGGGGCGACGGGGTCAGCGATGACCAGCCGGCCTTTGCCGCGGCGGATGCGGCGGCGGCGGGGCGCACGGTGCTGGTGCCGGCCGGCACCTATTATCTGGGCTCGACGATCACCATCAACTCGCCGATCCGCTTCGAGGGGCAGGTGGTGATGCCGGATGCCGCGCGGCTGCAACTGGCCTACAACTTTGACCTGCCGACCTATATCGACGCCTTCGGCGGCGACGAGGTTCTGGGGTTCAAGAAGGCGTTCCAGGCGCTGATGAACTTCACCGACCATGACTCGCTGGACATGAGGGGGCGGCGGGTCGAGGTTTCGGCGCCGATCAACCTGCATGCGGCCGTGGGCAACAAGGATACGTTCGCGCTGCGCCGGGTGCTGCGCAACGGGCAGTTCAGCGTCGTCGACGGGCCGGCCTGGGCGCCGACGGTGGTGACGAGCCAGGCAACCTATTCCAGCGCAAACCCCAAGGTGCTGAGCGCGGTGACCGATATCGCCAATGTGCCGGTGGGGGCGCTTGTCACCGGCAACGGCGTGGGGCGCGAGATCTATGTGACCGAGAAGAACGTCGGCGCGGGGACGCTGACGCTGAGCCAGTCGCTCTATGGTGGATCGGGCACCCAGGTGTTCACCTTCACCCGGTTCAAGTACGTGCTCGACTTTTCGGGCTTTGCGCAGCTGAGCCGGTTCAACATCGACGACGTGGAGTTCCTGTGCAACGGCTTTGCCAGCTGCATCATGCTGGCGCAGAGCGGCAACACCTTCCAGCTGCGCGACTGTTCGGTGGCGCGGCCGAGGGACCGCGGCATCACCTCTATCGGCACCGCCTGCCAGTCGCTGTTTCTGGACCGCTGCCAGTTCCTGTCGAACGAGATGTCGCTGAGGGCGCAGGACCGCACCAGCATCATGGTGAACATCAACGCCAATGACTGCAAGATCCGCGACAACCGGGTGGTGCGGTTCCGGCATTTCATGGTGGCGGCGGGGAACGGCCATATCCTGCAGGGCAACCACTGGTTCCAGGGCGACGAGGAGACGGCGGGGCTGCGGGTTGCCGGGCTGGTGCTGGCCGAGACCAACCTGAAGATGCTGATCGTGGGGAATTACGTCGACAACTCGGTGATCGAATGGACCAACGAATATGAGGCGACGCCGAATTTCGTCAGCCAGTATTCGTTCGGGGGGCTGACCATCACCGGCAACATCTTTACCGCCAACGATGTGGCGCCCTGGTTCAACTGGCTGGTCATCAAGCCCTATGGCAGCGGGCATTTCGTGCAGGGCCTGACGATGACGGGCAATGTGTTCAAGGTGCTGAATGGGTCGATAACGCGGGTCGAGGCGGTGGATACCACCTTTGCGGGCCTCGACATGGCGCGGATGCGCAATGTGATCTTCAAGAACAACACCTTCAATGCGGTGAACCAGGTTACCGCCTCGCCGGTCTATCTGCAGCACGATCAGGCGACCGAGGCCGCGACCTGGACGGTGACGCCGGGGGCGTTCCTGCCGTTCGGAGGCTGGGCGCGGAATGTGGAAAGCGTGGTGGCCGAGGGGATGGTCACCACGGCCAGCGGGGCGCGGGTGAGCGAGATGCCGTTCGTGCTGGTGGAGCAGGGCACGTCGAAGCAGGAGGTGCGGGTGAACTGGTCGGCGCCCTGCAAGGGGCGGCTGCAGATCAAGGTGCGGGTGGACAACCCGAACTGA